The following proteins come from a genomic window of Candidatus Rokuibacteriota bacterium:
- a CDS encoding phosphotransferase, whose product MIEEFLLASWPDLSTEPRPRRLRLLRLGARSGGRSSVSWLVFCNDREIPSFLVKVSSDPSYREGIDREYRNFSTIYLRLRSCRATVPRPLLCADLNGRRLLCETVVLGRPLGGRTFRHYEWYRRYRVSRFVSCALEWLSLFHAETNVGEAVIDDCFIDRAFKDTVRRVMERFASTLRGYEPDLEELPRRAVRFLGTRIPIGAVHGDFTHANVLLREDSVAVVDWEDCQSSGPPFRDLFFLACQLALDYYGTMAEEESFRRFFLQEGGGGDLVLRLMEGYAREAGFDPRLLLLMLPQFLGEMLLSELPEHRARETFLFASVPCIRVALELQRRIWQ is encoded by the coding sequence ATGATTGAGGAATTCCTGCTCGCCTCCTGGCCCGACCTCTCCACAGAGCCCCGACCGCGAAGGCTCAGGTTATTGAGGCTGGGAGCGCGCTCGGGAGGCCGATCCTCTGTATCATGGCTCGTGTTCTGTAATGACAGGGAAATTCCGTCTTTCCTGGTGAAGGTCAGCTCCGACCCTTCATACCGCGAGGGGATCGATCGGGAGTACCGAAATTTTTCGACAATTTATCTCCGTCTGCGGTCGTGCCGTGCGACGGTCCCCCGGCCTCTCCTGTGCGCAGACCTCAATGGACGTCGGCTCCTTTGCGAGACGGTTGTGCTCGGGCGCCCGCTCGGAGGGCGGACCTTCAGGCACTACGAATGGTACAGGAGATACCGCGTATCCCGGTTCGTCTCATGTGCGCTCGAGTGGTTGAGCCTGTTTCACGCCGAAACCAACGTCGGCGAGGCCGTGATCGACGATTGCTTCATCGACCGGGCCTTCAAGGATACGGTGCGGAGGGTCATGGAACGCTTTGCGAGTACGCTCCGGGGATACGAGCCGGATCTGGAGGAGCTCCCGCGCAGGGCTGTGCGCTTTCTGGGAACCCGGATTCCGATAGGCGCTGTTCACGGGGATTTTACCCACGCGAACGTGCTGTTGAGAGAGGACTCGGTGGCGGTGGTGGACTGGGAGGATTGCCAGTCGAGTGGTCCGCCGTTCCGCGACCTCTTCTTTCTGGCGTGCCAGCTCGCCCTGGACTACTATGGGACGATGGCCGAGGAGGAGAGCTTCAGGAGGTTTTTCCTGCAGGAGGGTGGGGGAGGAGATCTTGTGCTTCGCCTGATGGAGGGGTACGCGCGCGAAGCCGGCTTCGATCCCCGGCTGCTCCTCCTTATGTTGCCCCAGTTCCTTGGGGAGATGCTCCTGTCGGAGTTACCCGAGCATCGGGCTCGCGAGACGTTCCTGTTCGCGTCGGTGCCGTGCATACGAGTGGCCCTCGAGCTGCAGCGAAGGATCTGGCAGTGA
- a CDS encoding SDR family oxidoreductase, whose protein sequence is MAGDAGRVDLAGHVALVTGGSRGIGAATARILAAHGASVGVNYRADQAGADSVVRAIETGGGRAMGLQADVSKREEVERMVEQLLATFGRIDILVNNAGAPAPLRGLLETDWSAFQEAIDVGVRGAFECMKAVAGPMVSRGSGHIINVATVYAVGSPPPRLAPYVTAKHALVGLSKAAAVELGPHGITVNLVSPGLTETEFTARVPQKLKEIVAGQTPLRRNATPDDVARVILFLAGGHAAFLTGVNVLVCGGQVML, encoded by the coding sequence ATGGCAGGGGACGCGGGACGGGTAGACCTGGCCGGCCATGTGGCGCTGGTGACCGGAGGAAGCCGAGGGATCGGGGCGGCAACGGCTCGGATCCTGGCGGCCCACGGGGCAAGTGTCGGGGTGAACTACCGGGCGGATCAGGCCGGGGCCGATTCGGTGGTGAGGGCCATCGAGACAGGCGGCGGGCGAGCGATGGGGCTCCAGGCCGATGTGTCGAAGCGGGAAGAAGTAGAGCGGATGGTGGAACAGCTCCTCGCAACCTTCGGCCGAATAGACATCCTGGTGAACAACGCAGGGGCCCCCGCCCCCCTCCGCGGCCTCCTGGAGACGGACTGGAGCGCCTTTCAGGAAGCGATCGACGTCGGCGTGCGGGGGGCCTTCGAGTGCATGAAGGCCGTCGCCGGGCCCATGGTCTCGCGGGGATCGGGGCACATCATTAATGTTGCAACGGTGTACGCTGTTGGGAGCCCGCCGCCCCGGCTGGCTCCATACGTCACTGCCAAGCATGCCCTGGTCGGCCTGTCGAAGGCGGCCGCCGTCGAGCTCGGACCGCACGGGATCACCGTGAACCTGGTCTCCCCCGGCCTGACCGAGACGGAGTTCACGGCCCGGGTGCCGCAGAAGCTGAAAGAGATCGTCGCCGGTCAGACCCCCCTGCGACGGAATGCGACCCCGGACGATGTGGCTCGGGTGATCCTGTTCCTCGCCGGAGGGCACGCTGCTTTCCTGACGGGGGTGAATGTCCTGGTCTGCGGCGGTCAGGTGATGCTCTGA
- a CDS encoding MaoC family dehydratase: MTEDDVEAFARLTGDRNPLHFDPETARRAGFGGPLIQGMLMAGLFSRLVGEGLGGLTLYLTQDLAFKRPAVIGETLLVQGEVIAVHGSVGVVDLRTRIISQSGELLVEGQARIKVLGALTPVARGEGQ; the protein is encoded by the coding sequence GTGACCGAGGATGACGTCGAGGCTTTTGCACGCCTGACCGGGGATCGCAATCCGCTCCATTTCGATCCGGAGACCGCCCGTCGGGCTGGCTTCGGCGGCCCGCTCATCCAGGGCATGCTTATGGCCGGCCTGTTCTCGCGACTGGTTGGGGAGGGGCTCGGGGGGCTGACCCTGTACCTCACGCAGGACCTCGCATTCAAGCGCCCGGCCGTGATCGGGGAGACGCTTCTGGTCCAGGGAGAGGTCATCGCCGTGCATGGGAGCGTTGGCGTGGTCGACCTCAGGACCAGGATCATCTCCCAGAGCGGCGAGCTGTTGGTGGAGGGACAGGCCAGGATCAAGGTGTTGGGGGCGCTGACGCCGGTTGCCAGGGGCGAAGGCCAGTGA
- a CDS encoding glycosyltransferase, which produces MVIPAYNGALYIQEALDSVFRQTGVELEVIVVDDGSTDGTGEVVRNYRGGPVTYLRQPNRGNSHARNRGILASSGEFIAFQDQDDIWLDGKLAAQLPLFEGRPEVGLVYSDTYLLRDSRFLPDTIFRRFSPHRGRAFGELFLGSFIPMQTVVARRSCLEEVGLFNERLRIGGDYDLWLRVAARYELEFVRTPLAAYRIDGTGTSRNQEVALTEMIWILESISRDFPDLVGALGRRARRRLGDLHRQLGQVYLEAGNLERARQALQRSLQLDPAAWKAYLLYLVSLTGGGAGLRLLRGMRSRG; this is translated from the coding sequence GTGGTCATCCCGGCGTACAACGGAGCCCTGTACATCCAGGAGGCCCTGGACAGCGTTTTCCGCCAGACCGGCGTGGAACTGGAGGTCATCGTCGTCGATGACGGGTCGACCGATGGCACGGGGGAGGTAGTCCGAAACTACAGAGGAGGCCCCGTAACCTACCTGCGCCAGCCAAATCGGGGGAACTCGCACGCGCGCAATCGCGGGATCCTGGCTTCCTCTGGCGAATTCATCGCGTTCCAGGATCAGGATGACATCTGGCTCGATGGAAAGCTCGCGGCCCAACTGCCGCTTTTTGAGGGGCGCCCGGAGGTAGGCCTCGTTTACTCCGACACCTATCTGCTTCGTGATTCCCGGTTTCTCCCCGACACCATTTTTCGTCGCTTTTCTCCCCATCGGGGGAGGGCTTTTGGAGAACTGTTCTTGGGGTCGTTCATTCCGATGCAAACGGTCGTCGCAAGGCGGTCGTGTCTGGAGGAGGTCGGGCTCTTCAACGAGCGCCTACGTATCGGCGGTGACTACGACCTCTGGCTGAGGGTCGCCGCGCGGTACGAACTGGAGTTTGTCAGGACCCCCCTGGCGGCCTATCGGATTGACGGGACGGGGACCAGCAGAAACCAAGAGGTGGCGCTCACGGAGATGATCTGGATCCTGGAGTCGATATCTCGGGACTTCCCGGATCTCGTGGGGGCCCTCGGACGACGGGCGAGGCGCCGCTTGGGCGACCTGCACCGCCAGCTCGGACAGGTGTACCTTGAGGCCGGCAACCTTGAGAGGGCCCGGCAGGCCTTGCAGCGGAGCCTGCAGCTCGACCCGGCGGCCTGGAAGGCCTACCTGCTCTACCTGGTCTCCCTCACCGGCGGTGGCGCTGGCCTACGGCTCCTGCGGGGCATGCGGAGCCGGGGCTGA
- a CDS encoding SDR family oxidoreductase → MAGKKSGVVLITGGTGLLGHALVGTNRGRHEVVAVHLREHRVENARARYGRVDLRAREEVAHLFRQFDVDVVIHTAGIGVVDYVERHPGEAWEANVKTTAHIAEACEARGARLVFISSNAVFDGTAAPYAEEAPTNPIHRYGAMKVECEKIVQGLGEACTIVRPILMYGWHLPCARMNPVTWLLGKLRGGEQVRLVTDVRENPLSSRWCAEAVWALVEAERSGIFHVAGRDTVSRYELGLAVAEIFSLDPEKIVPVGSPAFPELVLRPPNTSLSTEKLERELGLRTLGLREGLHGMSEQDPASGCRHPDGL, encoded by the coding sequence ATGGCCGGGAAGAAGTCGGGAGTGGTCCTCATCACGGGCGGGACGGGGCTTCTCGGCCACGCGCTGGTGGGAACGAACCGGGGCCGCCATGAGGTGGTCGCGGTCCACCTGCGCGAGCACCGGGTGGAAAATGCCCGGGCGCGATACGGGCGGGTGGATTTGCGGGCGCGGGAGGAGGTAGCGCATCTGTTCCGCCAGTTCGATGTGGACGTGGTGATTCACACGGCCGGCATCGGGGTCGTGGATTACGTGGAGCGCCACCCTGGGGAGGCCTGGGAGGCCAACGTGAAGACGACCGCCCACATCGCGGAGGCGTGCGAGGCGAGGGGGGCCCGGCTGGTCTTCATCTCGAGCAACGCCGTCTTCGACGGCACGGCGGCTCCGTATGCCGAGGAGGCCCCCACCAACCCGATCCACAGATATGGCGCGATGAAGGTGGAGTGCGAGAAGATCGTTCAGGGCCTTGGGGAGGCCTGCACGATCGTCCGGCCGATCCTGATGTATGGATGGCACCTGCCATGCGCGAGGATGAATCCCGTGACATGGCTTCTCGGGAAGTTGAGGGGTGGGGAACAGGTCCGTCTCGTTACGGATGTGCGGGAAAACCCGCTGTCGAGCCGGTGGTGTGCGGAGGCGGTCTGGGCGCTGGTGGAGGCGGAGAGGTCCGGGATCTTTCACGTCGCGGGTCGCGATACTGTCAGCCGCTACGAGCTAGGCCTGGCTGTCGCGGAGATCTTCTCGCTGGATCCGGAGAAGATCGTCCCGGTGGGCAGCCCCGCGTTTCCAGAGCTAGTCCTTCGTCCCCCTAACACCTCGCTGTCGACCGAGAAGCTTGAACGAGAGCTGGGGCTGCGGACGCTGGGACTCCGAGAGGGCCTGCACGGCATGTCGGAGCAGGACCCGGCCAGCGGCTGTCGACATCCCGATGGCCTGTGA
- a CDS encoding flippase-like domain-containing protein, producing the protein MRWVTHHGLRIVGLVLLIMILPRLDLAGMARRMSSLQPGNGLLAALLFVGLIVVRSWQWHQIIRLFGGRSTMPVAFASLWIGLFWGMLTPGHVGEFARALHMSRLGVRGGAAVLAVVSERGVHLWVLLVLAAVALLSRPGEVSPWAMIVCGLAGCVVAGCALRGMAYSPAHRFMERPLRGLRQTSPIRRLGDAVLEQAGRLSRISMRAWIEVAVLSLGSWVLTGCLSWSLARGVGIGLTWADGVGYMAVGSVVSIVPVSVLGLGTRDAAMILLFERGGRSWEEAVVFSSILLLITVVNLLLGLVVWYVSERSLLRESSLGSRGS; encoded by the coding sequence GTGCGTTGGGTGACGCATCATGGCCTGCGCATCGTCGGCCTGGTGCTTCTGATCATGATCCTGCCGCGGCTGGACTTGGCCGGGATGGCGCGCCGGATGAGTTCGCTCCAGCCGGGGAACGGGCTGCTGGCGGCGCTCCTGTTTGTCGGCCTTATCGTCGTTCGATCGTGGCAGTGGCACCAGATCATCCGGCTGTTCGGCGGCCGTTCGACCATGCCGGTTGCTTTTGCGAGTCTGTGGATTGGATTGTTTTGGGGCATGCTGACGCCGGGTCACGTGGGGGAGTTCGCCAGGGCCCTGCACATGAGCCGACTGGGGGTGCGGGGCGGGGCAGCGGTCCTGGCGGTCGTCAGTGAGCGGGGGGTTCACCTGTGGGTCCTCTTGGTGCTGGCTGCGGTCGCGCTGCTCTCCAGGCCCGGGGAAGTCAGTCCCTGGGCGATGATCGTTTGCGGCCTGGCGGGGTGTGTGGTGGCGGGTTGTGCGCTCAGGGGGATGGCCTATTCGCCGGCTCACCGGTTCATGGAGCGGCCCCTACGAGGCCTTCGCCAGACGAGTCCGATCAGGCGTCTCGGAGATGCGGTCCTCGAGCAGGCGGGACGCCTCTCGCGGATATCCATGAGGGCTTGGATCGAGGTGGCGGTGCTCTCACTGGGCTCGTGGGTGCTGACGGGGTGCCTGTCGTGGAGCCTCGCGCGGGGGGTCGGGATCGGCCTGACATGGGCAGATGGGGTGGGCTATATGGCGGTGGGATCGGTGGTCTCCATTGTGCCAGTTTCCGTGCTGGGGCTGGGCACGCGGGACGCTGCAATGATCCTGCTCTTCGAGCGGGGAGGGCGGAGCTGGGAGGAGGCGGTCGTCTTCTCGAGCATCCTGCTCCTCATCACGGTCGTGAACTTGTTGCTCGGGCTGGTGGTGTGGTACGTTTCAGAGCGCTCTCTGCTCCGCGAAAGCTCGCTGGGAAGTCGTGGCAGCTGA
- a CDS encoding acyl carrier protein: MDEMDRRFREAVAEVLKVAPEQINDESSPKTVPSWDSLNHLLLVAHLETVFDTEMTTEEVVGIGCIADLRKILEAHGVRF, from the coding sequence ATGGATGAGATGGACCGGCGCTTCAGAGAGGCCGTGGCCGAGGTCCTGAAGGTAGCTCCGGAGCAGATCAACGACGAATCCTCGCCAAAGACAGTCCCGTCATGGGACTCCCTGAACCATCTCCTCCTCGTGGCGCACCTCGAAACCGTCTTCGATACAGAGATGACGACCGAGGAGGTGGTGGGGATAGGCTGTATAGCGGATCTCAGGAAGATCCTGGAAGCGCATGGCGTGCGGTTCTGA
- a CDS encoding HAD-IIIC family phosphatase, translating into MRVAFLSNFTISPLAEEVRNCCHHAGIAVEMYVGKLGQAHQEVLDLQSGLYRFAPQVTVLALHPEFLAPDLWGQLPRLTPGEREARLGELLGEVCTIASEIVRRLGGMVLVHNLPVPAFSPFGVRDFREAPGQKELFHRFNLELAAHLRPVPQAFVLDYDGVAARYGKDRMTDPKMHFLGALEMTPGFLNLLAREHLRYLKPLCGLVRKCIVLDLDNTLWGGVVGEVGVGGLALGPVPPGNAFLAFQQALANLSQQGVLLAINSRNNMADAMEAIREHPHMVLREEQFAGIRINWQDKVSNMRELATELRLGLDSLIFIDDDPAERLAMRLRLPEVLTPEWPSDPARYPRALQELDELESLGMTEEDRGRAAFYHAERERAHLRGEAATLEEYLARLEMRARVADLTASDFPRASQLTLRTNQFNLTGGRYAEADLRRVLGDGSRGLGLWLRDRFGENGLVGLCLLAPRGRAWEILGFWMSCRVLGRGVEQTLLAVALEEARRGGAEAVEGTFVPTAKNAPAAAFYPQQGFEPVEAGGLRFRLPLQRPLPPVPPWVKLEP; encoded by the coding sequence GTGCGAGTGGCGTTCCTGAGCAACTTCACGATCTCGCCCCTGGCCGAGGAAGTCAGGAACTGCTGCCACCACGCCGGGATCGCCGTCGAGATGTATGTCGGGAAGCTGGGCCAGGCCCACCAGGAGGTCCTCGACCTCCAGAGTGGCCTTTACCGGTTCGCGCCCCAGGTCACCGTGCTGGCGCTTCACCCGGAATTCCTGGCCCCAGACCTCTGGGGGCAGCTCCCGCGCCTCACGCCGGGAGAGCGGGAGGCCCGCCTGGGGGAGCTGCTCGGCGAGGTCTGCACGATCGCGTCGGAGATCGTCAGGCGGCTGGGGGGGATGGTCCTGGTGCACAACCTGCCCGTGCCGGCATTCTCCCCCTTCGGGGTACGCGATTTCCGGGAGGCGCCGGGTCAGAAAGAGCTTTTTCACCGTTTCAACCTGGAGCTGGCAGCACACCTGCGCCCGGTGCCGCAGGCCTTTGTGCTCGACTACGATGGCGTGGCGGCGCGCTACGGCAAGGACCGCATGACGGATCCCAAGATGCACTTCCTGGGCGCACTGGAGATGACGCCTGGATTCCTCAACCTGCTGGCGCGCGAGCACCTTCGGTACCTGAAGCCTTTGTGTGGCCTGGTGCGGAAGTGTATCGTCCTGGATCTCGACAACACCCTCTGGGGCGGCGTCGTGGGGGAGGTCGGCGTGGGGGGACTGGCCTTGGGGCCGGTGCCTCCCGGCAACGCGTTCCTGGCGTTCCAGCAGGCGCTGGCGAACCTGTCCCAGCAGGGGGTGCTCCTCGCCATCAACAGCCGGAACAACATGGCCGATGCGATGGAGGCCATCCGCGAGCACCCGCACATGGTGCTGCGGGAGGAGCAATTCGCCGGGATCCGGATCAACTGGCAGGACAAAGTCTCCAACATGCGGGAGCTGGCGACTGAACTGCGGCTCGGCCTTGATAGCCTCATCTTCATCGATGACGATCCCGCTGAACGGCTGGCCATGCGCCTGCGGCTCCCAGAGGTCCTGACCCCTGAGTGGCCCTCCGACCCGGCCCGGTATCCGCGCGCGCTTCAGGAGCTGGATGAGCTGGAGAGCCTGGGCATGACGGAGGAGGACCGGGGTCGTGCGGCGTTCTATCACGCAGAGCGGGAGCGGGCACATCTTCGCGGAGAGGCGGCGACCCTGGAGGAATACCTGGCTCGCCTGGAGATGCGCGCGCGGGTCGCCGATCTGACAGCATCAGACTTCCCTCGGGCCAGCCAGCTTACCCTCCGGACGAACCAGTTCAATCTCACGGGAGGGCGCTATGCGGAGGCGGACCTGAGGAGGGTGCTGGGGGACGGTTCGCGGGGACTGGGCCTCTGGCTCCGTGATCGGTTCGGAGAGAACGGACTCGTCGGCCTCTGCCTGCTGGCGCCTCGCGGCCGGGCATGGGAGATCCTGGGCTTCTGGATGAGCTGCCGGGTACTCGGTCGGGGTGTGGAGCAGACCCTGCTCGCGGTCGCGCTCGAGGAGGCGCGCAGGGGTGGCGCTGAGGCCGTGGAGGGGACCTTTGTGCCCACCGCCAAGAACGCGCCCGCGGCGGCCTTCTACCCGCAGCAGGGGTTTGAGCCGGTGGAGGCAGGGGGGCTCCGGTTCCGGCTTCCCCTGCAACGCCCGCTCCCACCTGTGCCGCCCTGGGTCAAGCTGGAGCCGTGA